The Candidatus Schneideria nysicola genome contains a region encoding:
- the panB gene encoding 3-methyl-2-oxobutanoate hydroxymethyltransferase codes for MKKSITISNVQSWKQKRKFAVITAYDASFAHLFALNGIEVILVGDSLGMTIQGHNSTIPVTLKEMIYHTRCVRRGAPSCFLLADLPFMTYTTWSQACDSAAKLMRVGANMIKLEGGSRLTGIIKKLTIQSIPVCGHIGLTPQSVNILGGYKIQGRDKDSAEILLNDAIALEKAGIQLLVLECVPIELAKNITQSLKIPVIGIGSGSYTDGQILVMQDILGITDKHAPSFAKNFLLQQGGSIAMAIQLYIKEVETGLFPSIQHSFH; via the coding sequence TGTAATTACTGCATATGATGCTAGCTTTGCTCATTTATTTGCACTCAATGGCATTGAGGTAATACTGGTAGGAGATTCATTAGGGATGACTATACAAGGTCATAATTCCACTATACCAGTTACATTAAAAGAGATGATTTATCATACCCGTTGTGTTAGAAGAGGAGCTCCAAGCTGTTTTTTATTAGCTGACTTACCATTTATGACTTATACTACTTGGAGTCAAGCTTGTGATAGTGCTGCAAAATTAATGCGTGTAGGTGCTAATATGATTAAATTAGAAGGAGGAAGTAGATTGACTGGTATTATAAAAAAACTTACTATACAATCAATTCCCGTTTGTGGTCATATTGGATTAACTCCTCAATCCGTTAATATTTTAGGTGGTTATAAAATTCAAGGACGTGATAAAGATAGTGCTGAAATATTATTAAATGATGCTATAGCTTTAGAAAAAGCAGGAATTCAACTATTAGTTTTAGAATGTGTCCCCATAGAATTAGCAAAAAATATTACTCAATCCTTAAAAATTCCAGTAATTGGTATAGGATCAGGTTCGTATACTGATGGACAAATTTTAGTTATGCAAGATATTCTTGGAATTACTGATAAGCATGCTCCTTCTTTTGCTAAAAATTTTCTATTACAACAAGGTGGAAGTATTGCTATGGCTATTCAACTTTATATAAAAGAAGTAGAAACGGGCCTCTTTCCTTCTATACAACATAGTTTTCATTAA
- the panC gene encoding pantoate--beta-alanine ligase, which yields MIIIDHPNILSQILKKLHQKNKCIALVPTMGNLHAGHMSLVKSAKAQADIVIVSIFINPMQFNCKNDLESYPRTLQEDYEKLLSHNIDIVFSPIENKVMYPKGLETQSFIEVPNITSILEGKSRPGHFRGVATIISKLFNLIKPNIVFFGEKDFQQLFLIRQLVQDLNYDIQVIGIPTVRANDGLALSSRNRFLSQSQRNKAPILYKVMLYLAKRIKKGEMRYDLLLKEAALQLNKQGLIPDSLEICDADTLTLPTSTTQRLVILFSVWIEKTRLIDNIQVNLYHYHS from the coding sequence GTGATTATTATTGATCATCCTAATATTTTATCTCAAATATTAAAAAAATTACATCAGAAAAATAAATGTATCGCTCTAGTTCCTACTATGGGAAATTTACACGCAGGACACATGTCTTTAGTAAAATCCGCAAAAGCACAAGCAGATATTGTCATAGTGAGTATTTTTATTAATCCTATGCAATTTAATTGTAAGAATGATTTAGAATCTTATCCTCGTACCTTACAAGAAGATTATGAAAAATTATTAAGTCATAATATTGATATAGTTTTTTCTCCAATAGAGAATAAAGTTATGTATCCCAAAGGACTAGAAACTCAAAGTTTTATAGAAGTACCTAATATTACTTCTATACTAGAAGGAAAAAGTAGACCAGGTCATTTTAGAGGGGTGGCTACAATTATAAGTAAATTGTTTAATTTAATAAAACCTAATATAGTTTTTTTCGGAGAAAAAGATTTTCAACAACTTTTTTTAATCCGTCAATTAGTTCAAGATCTAAATTATGATATTCAAGTTATTGGTATACCTACAGTCAGAGCTAATGATGGATTAGCACTAAGTTCTAGGAATCGTTTTCTTAGTCAATCCCAACGTAATAAAGCACCAATATTGTATAAAGTAATGTTATATCTTGCAAAAAGAATAAAAAAGGGTGAAATGAGATACGATCTTTTATTAAAAGAAGCCGCGTTACAACTAAATAAACAAGGACTAATACCAGATTCTTTAGAAATATGTGATGCTGATACATTAACACTTCCTACATCTACTACTCAAAGATTAGTAATATTATTCTCTGTTTGGATAGAGAAAACTAGATTAATTGATAATATACAAGTGAATTTA